One Neisseria sp. Marseille-Q5346 genomic region harbors:
- a CDS encoding 2-oxoglutarate dehydrogenase E1 component, producing the protein MMDEKLNFSYLFGSNAPYIEELYEKFLDNPESVDEKWKQYFTDLSKQPGAVAVDVAHTPIRESFATLAKKKIAAAVAGGVDEAMMKKQVSVLRLISAYRIQGVGAAQLDPLKRIPPQNIEALDPKFHGLSDADMALQFNMGEGDFSGQSKLPLSQIISNLKQTYCGHIAVEYIYIPNTEERRWVRNYFESVLSTPSYNVEQKRRILKEMTAAETLERYLHTKYVGQKRFGVEGGESAIAGLNYLIQNAGKDGVEEVIIGMAHRGRLNVLVNILGKKPADLFAEFEGRAEIKLPSGDVKYHMGFSSDIATPHGPMHVSLAFNPSHLEIVNPVVEGSARAKQKRLGENGRDKVLPVLIHGDSAFIGLGVNQATFNLSKTRGYTTGGTVHIVINNQIGFTTSDTRDTRSTVYCTDIAKMVSAPVIHVNGDDPERVCFAIQAALDYRKKFHKDIVIDVVCYRKWGHNEGDDPTLTQPMMYKKVSQHPGARALYTEQLIAEGVVTQAEADGYIQAYRDALDKGEHVEQTTLSNFQRTQIDWSKYQGKDWREKIETGLPAADIERLTEKFTAVPEGFALHPTAKRVIEARKAMASGKQAIDWGMAETLAYASLLTKGHGVRISGEDSGRGTFSHRHAVLHDQKREKWDDGTYVPLRNMGEGLGEFLVIDSILNEEAVMAFEYGFACSAPDKLTIWEAQFGDFANGAQVTIDQFLSSGETKWGRLCGLTTILPHGYDGQGPEHSSARVERWLQLCSENNMQVIMPSEASQMFHLLQRQVLGSYRKPLVVFMSKRLLRFKGAMSPLENFTEGSTFRPVIGDTAERASNDSVKRVVLCAGQVYYDLEAGRAERKLEDDVAIVRVEQLYPFPYDEVKAELAKYPNAKSVVWAQEEPKNQGAFYQIRHRIEDVISEEQKLSYAGRPSSASPAVGYSSKHIAQLKQLVEDALAL; encoded by the coding sequence ATGATGGACGAAAAACTCAATTTCTCTTATCTGTTTGGTTCTAATGCGCCATACATCGAGGAGTTGTATGAAAAGTTTCTGGATAATCCGGAATCTGTCGATGAAAAATGGAAACAGTACTTTACCGATTTGAGTAAACAGCCGGGCGCAGTCGCTGTCGATGTTGCCCATACACCGATTCGTGAATCATTTGCCACTTTGGCTAAAAAGAAAATTGCCGCAGCCGTCGCAGGCGGTGTGGATGAGGCGATGATGAAAAAGCAAGTCAGCGTTTTGCGACTGATTTCTGCTTATCGTATCCAAGGCGTGGGTGCAGCCCAACTTGATCCGCTCAAACGTATTCCTCCTCAAAATATCGAAGCTCTCGATCCTAAATTCCATGGTCTGTCAGATGCCGATATGGCGCTTCAGTTCAATATGGGTGAGGGCGATTTTTCCGGTCAGAGCAAACTGCCTCTGTCCCAAATCATCAGCAACCTCAAACAAACCTACTGCGGCCATATCGCGGTAGAGTACATCTACATTCCAAATACCGAAGAGCGCCGCTGGGTTCGCAATTATTTTGAAAGCGTACTGTCTACGCCAAGCTACAACGTTGAACAGAAACGCCGTATCTTGAAAGAAATGACTGCTGCCGAAACTCTGGAACGCTACCTGCATACCAAATATGTCGGTCAAAAACGCTTTGGTGTAGAAGGCGGCGAAAGCGCTATTGCCGGTTTGAATTACCTGATTCAAAACGCTGGTAAAGACGGCGTGGAAGAAGTCATCATCGGTATGGCACACCGTGGCCGTCTGAATGTTTTGGTTAACATTTTGGGCAAAAAACCGGCTGATCTGTTTGCTGAATTTGAAGGCCGTGCCGAAATCAAATTGCCTAGTGGCGACGTGAAATACCACATGGGCTTCAGCTCCGACATCGCCACTCCGCACGGCCCAATGCACGTTTCTTTGGCATTTAACCCGTCACACTTGGAAATTGTTAACCCAGTAGTGGAAGGTTCTGCGCGCGCCAAACAAAAACGTTTGGGCGAAAACGGCCGCGATAAAGTTTTGCCAGTATTGATTCACGGTGACTCCGCATTTATCGGTTTGGGTGTTAACCAAGCAACATTCAACCTGTCTAAAACACGCGGCTATACCACCGGCGGTACTGTTCACATCGTGATCAACAACCAAATCGGCTTTACCACTTCCGATACCCGCGATACCCGTTCTACCGTATACTGTACCGATATCGCGAAAATGGTTTCCGCTCCGGTTATCCACGTGAACGGCGATGACCCTGAACGCGTTTGCTTTGCTATCCAAGCCGCTTTGGATTACCGCAAAAAATTCCATAAAGACATCGTGATCGACGTTGTCTGCTACCGTAAATGGGGCCACAACGAGGGCGATGATCCGACCCTGACCCAACCGATGATGTACAAAAAAGTATCGCAACACCCGGGTGCGCGTGCTTTGTACACCGAACAACTGATTGCCGAAGGCGTGGTAACCCAAGCTGAGGCTGACGGCTACATCCAAGCCTACCGTGATGCTTTGGACAAAGGCGAACATGTTGAACAAACAACTTTGAGCAACTTCCAACGCACACAAATCGACTGGAGCAAATACCAAGGCAAAGATTGGCGCGAAAAAATCGAAACCGGTTTGCCTGCCGCCGACATCGAGCGCCTTACCGAGAAATTTACCGCCGTACCGGAAGGCTTTGCTCTGCATCCGACTGCAAAACGTGTGATCGAAGCGCGTAAAGCCATGGCATCCGGCAAACAAGCCATCGACTGGGGTATGGCCGAAACCCTCGCATACGCAAGCCTGCTGACCAAAGGTCATGGCGTGCGTATCTCCGGTGAGGACTCCGGCCGCGGTACATTCTCACACCGTCATGCAGTATTGCACGATCAAAAACGCGAAAAATGGGACGACGGTACTTATGTTCCTCTGCGCAACATGGGCGAAGGCTTGGGCGAGTTCCTGGTTATCGACTCTATCTTGAACGAAGAAGCCGTGATGGCGTTCGAGTACGGCTTTGCCTGCTCCGCTCCTGACAAGCTGACCATTTGGGAAGCTCAATTCGGCGACTTCGCCAACGGCGCGCAAGTAACTATCGACCAATTCCTGTCTTCAGGCGAAACCAAATGGGGTCGTTTGTGCGGTCTGACCACCATCCTGCCGCACGGTTACGACGGTCAAGGCCCTGAGCACTCTTCTGCACGCGTGGAACGTTGGTTGCAACTGTGTTCTGAGAACAATATGCAAGTTATCATGCCGTCTGAAGCGTCGCAAATGTTTCACCTCTTGCAACGTCAAGTCTTGGGTTCATACCGCAAACCACTGGTGGTTTTCATGTCCAAACGCCTGTTGCGCTTCAAAGGTGCAATGAGCCCGCTAGAAAACTTCACCGAAGGTTCGACTTTCCGTCCGGTTATCGGCGATACCGCAGAACGTGCAAGCAATGACAGCGTGAAACGCGTGGTATTGTGTGCCGGTCAGGTTTACTATGATTTGGAAGCTGGTCGTGCCGAGCGTAAACTGGAAGATGATGTTGCTATCGTCCGCGTTGAGCAGCTGTATCCGTTCCCATACGATGAGGTTAAAGCTGAACTGGCGAAATATCCGAACGCAAAATCTGTGGTTTGGGCGCAAGAAGAGCCGAAAAACCAAGGCGCGTTCTACCAAATCCGCCACCGTATCGAAGACGTTATCAGTGAAGAGCAAAAACTGTCTTATGCCGGTCGTCCAAGCAGCGCATCGCCTGCAGTGGGCTACTCAAGCAAACACATTGCTCAATTGAAACAATTGGTTGAAGACGCTTTGGCGTTGTAA
- the gltA gene encoding citrate synthase, protein MSKSVKLTTPNQETLELPVLEASIGHDVVDIRTLTKNTGLFSFDPGFVSTASCESKITYIDGDEGLLYYRGYPIEQLAEKSDYLEVCYLLIYGELPTPEQKKEFDATVGRHTMLHEQLTWFFRGFRRDAHPMAMMVGVVGALSAFYQDSLDIANPEHRKIAIYRLISKIPTIAAMCYRYSNGLPFNYPKNNLSYAENFLHMMFATPCEEYKPNPVLARALDRIFILHADHEQNASTSTVRLAGSSGANPFACIAAGIACLWGASHGGANEAVLKMLDEIGDVSNVAEYMEGVKQRKYRLMGFGHRVYRNMDPRANIMRETCYEVLKELGLEDSPKFKLAMELEQIALKDPFFVERKLYPNVDFYSGIVLSALGIPTEMFTVIFALSRSVGWISHWHEMISDPALKIGRPRQLYTGAERRDYVPVDKR, encoded by the coding sequence ATGTCTAAATCAGTCAAGCTCACCACCCCAAATCAAGAGACCTTGGAACTGCCAGTATTGGAAGCAAGTATCGGCCATGATGTGGTTGATATCCGTACTTTGACTAAAAATACAGGTCTGTTTTCCTTCGACCCCGGATTCGTTTCAACTGCAAGTTGCGAATCTAAAATCACTTATATTGATGGCGATGAAGGTCTGTTGTATTACCGTGGTTATCCTATCGAGCAGCTGGCCGAAAAATCTGATTACTTGGAAGTTTGCTACCTGTTGATCTACGGCGAGCTGCCTACGCCCGAACAGAAAAAAGAATTTGATGCTACAGTCGGTCGCCATACTATGCTGCATGAACAGCTGACTTGGTTCTTCCGCGGTTTCCGTCGCGATGCGCACCCAATGGCGATGATGGTTGGCGTGGTTGGCGCTTTGTCTGCTTTCTACCAAGACAGCTTGGATATTGCCAATCCTGAGCACCGCAAAATCGCGATTTACCGCTTAATCTCCAAAATTCCGACCATTGCGGCAATGTGTTACCGTTATTCCAACGGTCTGCCGTTCAATTATCCTAAAAATAACCTTTCCTATGCTGAAAACTTCTTGCACATGATGTTTGCCACACCATGTGAAGAATATAAACCTAATCCAGTATTGGCCCGCGCGCTCGACCGCATCTTTATTTTGCATGCCGATCACGAGCAAAACGCGTCAACTTCAACCGTGCGTTTGGCTGGCTCTTCAGGCGCGAACCCATTTGCCTGTATCGCTGCTGGTATCGCCTGTCTGTGGGGTGCTTCACACGGCGGTGCAAACGAAGCTGTGTTGAAGATGCTGGACGAAATTGGCGATGTGTCTAATGTTGCCGAATACATGGAAGGTGTGAAACAACGCAAATACCGTTTGATGGGCTTCGGTCACCGCGTATACCGCAATATGGACCCACGAGCCAACATCATGCGCGAAACCTGTTATGAAGTCTTGAAAGAATTAGGCTTGGAAGACAGTCCTAAATTCAAACTGGCGATGGAATTGGAACAAATTGCACTGAAAGATCCATTCTTTGTTGAGCGCAAGCTGTATCCAAACGTCGATTTCTACTCCGGTATTGTCTTGTCCGCATTGGGTATTCCAACTGAAATGTTTACCGTTATCTTCGCATTGTCGCGCAGTGTAGGTTGGATTTCTCATTGGCATGAAATGATTAGCGATCCGGCACTGAAAATCGGTCGCCCACGTCAACTGTATACCGGTGCAGAGCGTCGCGATTACGTTCCGGTAGATAAACGCTAA